One genomic segment of Stigmatopora argus isolate UIUO_Sarg chromosome 1, RoL_Sarg_1.0, whole genome shotgun sequence includes these proteins:
- the LOC144083467 gene encoding uncharacterized protein LOC144083467 isoform X3: MCGPNRWLTPQTCFSSSIIIILLLGLQRIHTQSTEQSTLSLLQLIGDPPPDDIGRVVGPGDVPAYVFTSAAVSGQPALAHVPNPFYRHFSLLFRVKPSTSAASVLFSITDGPQKLMYVAVKLSTMKAGRQKVQLFYTEPDSEVSYEAANFDVPSLVGKWSRFSLSVYEDQVTFYQDCDSAPRMVNFERSPDPMELDSGAGIFVAQAGGADPDKFQGEIADLRLVGNARAAERLCDDIDDDSDVASGDFGSGEGSRGQMGDKVNTTPASFRPLPEPPLISSKGSRLKETGLSGAKGEKGDRGEKGTRGDRGQMGLKGDAGTGSFSQAGGGGQKGEKGEKGSTTFGSKGERGLPGPPGPSGAAAEVVQIGDASVTQRVAGPPGRDGFPGLPGADGKPGNPGEDGKVGLPGFPGTPGDPGARGQKGERGEGLAGPRGIPGPPGPPGPGTGNRPTFVDMEGSGYSEWEKIQGPPGLPGPPGPPGIPGTSVSLGDDGPVAFGPPGPPGRLGVPGIPGPPGAPGLPGQPGLRGEKGDLGGLNSQGGTGEKGSRGETGLPGSPGQTGLAGLPGPMGPAGPPGRPGPPGPQYPFGFADRGGLETNGGLPGPQGSAGIPGLPGKPGFPGSPGDKGAEGLRGPTGLQGLDGFPGLSGQKGDRGEKGEHGLPGRDGGQPGPPGPPGPPGRIIYPNGDYDSHYWTEGLQTGGGIPRRDGFPGPMGPKGEKGETGLPGFAPQGQKGEPGVIMGPDGGPQYLGGLSGRPGDIGPPGPVGPPGLYGSPGQKGEIGLPGRPGRPGLNGIQGQKGESGGGSGSTYYGPPGPPGPPGPPGPPFSGYDAYSRYQESKGEKGDPGTPGLPGLPGTGSNFDIYALKNELRGETGLKGEKGEPGGGYYDSRNGGSGIGTPGIPGPPGPRGDSITGPPGPQGPAGPPGRGYDGPPGPPGPPGSPGTPSFSGPHRGTHTISIPGPPGPPGTPGFPGHSSKVTVFPSYDIMTATARRQPEGSLVYIIDRTDLYLRVRDGVRQVQLGGYIPLPREDANEVAAVEPPPVVPYPPHHNNNSHGQAERPDQVHQDRYAQPDQHHTYQPYFPYQTNTDERNRSPPDTRYYPDNRHTAQPDPRYPSPTDPRYPSYTDRVNYPDGRYPVYPAHENPPYYGVTPQRRPPRPVAQTPIHHHSSGPGLHIIALNQPQSGSMRGIRGADFLCFTQAQSIGMKGTFRAFLSSKLQDLHSIVRKSDRDHMPIVNLKDEVLFDNWDSIFNGGIIKENVPIYSFDGKDVLHDSTWPEKMLWHGSASNGQRQVDGFCESWRMSSHVLSGKASPLQSGSLLQQTPSSCSSSYVVLCVENTYVGHSRR, from the exons AGCAAAGCACTTTGTCTCTGCTCCAGCTCATCGGAGATCCACCACCTGATGATATCGGTCGTGTCGTCGGGCCCGGCGACGTCCCTGCCTACGTCTTCACCTCGGCGGCGGTTTCTGGTCAACCGGCCTTGGCCCACGTCCCCAACCCCTTCTACCGCCACTTCTCCCTCCTCTTCCGTGTGAAGCCGTCCACTTCTGCCGCCTCCGTCCTCTTCTCCATCACCGACGGGCCGCAGAAGCTTATGTACGTGGCGGTCAAGCTCAGCACCATGAAGGCGGGCCGTCAGAAAGTGCAGCTTTTCTACACCGAGCCCGATTCGGAGGTCTCGTATGAGGCCGCCAACTTCGACGTGCCGAGCCTCGTGGGCAAGTGGAGTCGTTTCTCGCTGTCGGTCTATGAGGACCAGGTGACCTTCTACCAGGATTGCGACTCGGCGCCACGTATGGTGAATTTCGAGCGCTCGCCGGATCCCATGGAGCTTGACTCAGGGGCCGGGATCTTTGTCGCTCAGGCCGGGGGGGCCGACCCGGACAAATTTCAG GGTGAAATTGCAGATCTGAGGCTGGTGGGAAACGCTCGGGCTGCAGAGCGCTTGTGTGATGACATTGACGACGATTCTGACGTT GCCTCAGGCGACTTTGGCAGCGGTGAAGGGAGCCGGGGGCAGATGGGAGACAAAGTGAAC ACAACACCGGCATCGTTTAGGCCTTTGCCAGAACCCCCACTTATAAGCTCAAAAGGAAGCAGACTGAAAGAAACTG gtTTAAGTGGCGCTAAAGGAGAGAAAGGAGACAGAGGAGAGAAAGGCACCCGAGGCGACAGAGGCCAAATGGGGCTAAAAGGAGACGCCGGTACTGGCTCCTTCTCGCAAGCTGGAGGTGGAGGACAAAAG GGAGAGAAAGGAGAAAAG GGAAGTACAACCTTTGGAAGTAAAGGAGAACGTGGTCTCCCGGGTCCACCTGGGCCATCTGGAGCTGCGGCTGAAGTGGTCCAAATCGGGGATGCTTCAGTGACGCAGCGGGTGGCCGGACCTCCGGGCAGGGATGGATTTCCTGGTCTACCAGGAGCTGATGGAAAACCT GGGAACCCAGGAGAGGATGGAAAAGTT GGTCTTCCAGGGTTTCCGGGAACTCCTGGCGATCCTGGTGCTCGAGGACAAAAG GGTGAGCGGGGAGAAGGATTAGCTGGACCCAGAGGTATTCCAGGACCCCCTGGACCTCCTGGACCAGGAACTGGAAATCGTCCG ACTTTTGTTGACATGGAGGGCTCAGGATACTCAGAATGGGAGAAGATCCAG GGTCCTCCAGGTCTCCCAGGCCCTCCAGGTCCCCCCGGCATCCCTGGTACATCAGTTTCACTCGGAGATGATGGCCCAGTTGCCTTTGGGCCTCCTGGACCACCTGGAAGGCTAGGGGTCCCGGGTATACCG GGTCCTCCTGGGGCTCCTGGTCTACCAGGCCAACCTGGACTCAGAGGAGAGAAG GGGGACCTTGGTGGGCTCAACTCACAGGGCGGAACTGGAGAAAAG GGTTCTCGTGGTGAAACTGGACTACCTGGGAGTCCAGGACAGACTGGCCTAGCCGGCCTTCCAGGCCCCATGGGCCCAGCTGGACCTCCAGGACGACCAGGGCCACCTGGGCCTCAGTACCCCTTTGGCTTT GCAGACCGGGGTGGCTTGGAGACAAATGGTGGCCTGCCAGGACCTCAG GGTTCTGCAGGTATTCCAGGTCTGCCG GGCAAACCAGGTTTCCCTGGATCCCCTGGCGACAAAGGAGCAGAGGGCCTAAGAGGCCCAACTGGACTTCAAGGTCTGGATGGCTTTCCTGGACTTTCT GGACAGAAAGGAGATAGAGGAGAAAAGGGTGAACAT GGTCTACCAGGACGTGATGGCGGGCAGCCCGGACCCCCAGGACCTCCTGGACCTCCAGGGCGGATCATTTATCCGAATGGTGAT TATGACAGCCATTATTGGACTGAAGGGTTGCAG ACGGGAGGTGGAATTCCAAGGCGAGATGGTTTTCCA GGTCCCATGGGACCAAAGGGGGAAAAAGGTGAAACAGGTCTCCCTGGATTTGCCCCTCAA GGTCAAAAAGGAGAGCCTGGTGTCATTATGGGACCAGATGGGGGACCGCAGTACCTGGGAGGCCTGTCAGGAAGACCG GGAGATATAGGACCTCCAGGCCCAGTTGGACCTCCG GGCTTGTATGGTTCTCCAGGTCAAAAGGGAGAAATTGGACTTCCAGGTAGACCA GGTCGACCAGGACTGAATGGTATTCAGGGACAAAAAGGAGAGTCAGGTGGCGGCTCTGGATCGACATACTAT GGCCCCCCAGGTCCGCCAGGCCCACCCGGACCTCCTGGACCACCATTTAGC GGATATGATGCCTATTCCAGGTATCAAG AATCTAAAGGAGAGAAAGGTGACCCTGGAACACCGGGCCTACCTGGCCTACCAG GTACTGGGTCAAACTTTGACATATATGCCTTAAAG AATGAGTTGAGGGGTGAAACGGGCTTGAAAGGAGAGAAAGGAGAACCAGGTGGGGGATATTATGACTCTCGCAACGGAGGAAGTGGAATTGGAACGCCGGGAATCCCTGGCCCTCCT GGCCCCAGAGGGGACTCCATAACTGGCCCACCAGGTCCACAAGGCCCAGCTGGTCCACCAGGAAGAGGATATGATGGCCCACCTGGACCACCAGGGCCACCTGGATCCCCTGGTACCCCCTCCTTCTCAGGGCCTCACAGGGGCACACATA CTATCAGTATTCCTGGACCACCAGGGCCACCTGGAACACCTGGATTTCCAGGACACTCTTCTAAG GTGACCGTGTTTCCATCCTATGACATCATGACTGCCACTGCTAGAAGACAACCTGAGGGCTCGCTAGTCTACATCATTGACCGGACAGACCTTTACCTACGAGTTAGAGACGGGGTTCGACAAGTGCAG ctTGGGGGCTATATCCCATTGCCAAGAGAAGAC GCTAATGAGGTTGCAGCGGTGGAGCCTCCACCGGTGGTCCCATACCCACCACACCATAACAATAACTCCCACGGCCAAGCGGAGAGGCCAGACCAAGTTCATCAGGACCGTTACGCCCAACCTGACCAACATCACACATACCAACCATACTTTCCATACCAAACAAACACTGATGAAAGAAACCGAAGCCCGCCTGATACCAGATACTACCCTGACAATCGACATACAGCTCAGCCAGATCCACGATACCCATCCCCAACAGACCCCAGATACCCCAGTTATACAGACCGGGTGAATTACCCAGACGGTCGTTATCCGGTCTACCCAGCACACGAAAACCCACCTTACTACGGTGTCACCCCTCAGCGAAGGCCCCCTCGACCTGTGGCCCAAACGCCAATCCACCATCACAGTTCTGGTCCCGGG CTCCACATTATCGCCTTGAACCAGCCGCAGTCAGGATCCATGCGAGGCATTCGGGGTGCCGACTTCCTGTGTTTCACGCAGGCCCAAAGCATCGGAATGAAGGGAACGTTCCGGGCTTTCTTGTCCTCAAAACTTCAAGATCTCCACAGCATTGTGCGCAAATCGGATAGAGATCATATGCCAATCGTAAACTTGAAG GATGAGGTTTTGTTTGACAACTGGGATTCAATTTTTAATGGTGGCATAATCAAGGAGAATGTCCCGATATACTCCTTTGATGGGAAAGATGTCCTACATGATAGCACATG